The following proteins are co-located in the Armatimonadota bacterium genome:
- a CDS encoding ABC transporter ATP-binding protein → MAVGVRLQDVTKRYGLVEAVRNLTLEVYEGELFVLLGPSGCGKTTTLRLIAGLERPDAGEIELFGQVVSGSRWVPPEGRGIGLVFQDYALFPHLRVAENVAFGLRGWRRRQATERVAEVLELVGLSECADRYPHELSGGEQQRVALARALAPRPRLLLLDEPLSNLDAELRKRMRAELRRIVKESQITALFVTHDQQEAFALADRIGVLSRGRLWQVGIPEEIYHAPACRFVADFIGEATFLPGRVEAHAVLTELGQFPGNGLPEGTRVELMLRPTDLRLVPDPEGPGVVVDRHFRGSDSLYDVRLPSGTLVRASLGEPRVLASGTRVRLEPVSHRAVVFPVE, encoded by the coding sequence GTGGCCGTTGGGGTCCGGCTGCAGGATGTGACGAAGCGCTACGGTTTGGTGGAGGCTGTCCGGAACCTCACCCTGGAGGTCTATGAGGGAGAGCTCTTCGTCCTGCTGGGGCCCAGCGGGTGCGGGAAGACCACTACCCTGCGGCTCATCGCGGGGCTCGAGCGGCCGGATGCGGGAGAGATCGAACTGTTCGGGCAGGTGGTGTCGGGGTCCCGGTGGGTGCCGCCCGAGGGGCGGGGGATCGGACTGGTCTTCCAGGACTACGCCCTCTTCCCGCACCTCCGGGTGGCGGAAAATGTGGCGTTCGGGCTGCGGGGTTGGAGGCGACGGCAGGCCACCGAGCGGGTGGCGGAGGTCCTGGAACTCGTGGGTCTGTCGGAATGTGCGGACCGGTATCCGCACGAGCTCTCAGGCGGCGAACAGCAGCGGGTGGCCCTGGCCCGGGCGCTGGCGCCCCGGCCAAGGCTGTTGCTCCTGGACGAACCCCTGAGCAACCTGGATGCGGAGCTCCGCAAGCGCATGCGGGCGGAGTTGCGGCGCATCGTGAAGGAGTCACAGATCACCGCCCTCTTCGTCACCCACGACCAGCAGGAAGCCTTCGCCCTCGCGGACCGCATCGGAGTGCTGAGTCGGGGTCGCCTGTGGCAGGTGGGAATTCCGGAGGAGATCTACCACGCGCCCGCGTGTCGATTCGTTGCGGACTTCATCGGGGAGGCCACGTTCCTTCCGGGCCGGGTGGAGGCCCACGCCGTCCTCACGGAGCTGGGCCAGTTCCCCGGCAATGGTCTTCCGGAAGGCACCCGGGTGGAGCTGATGCTCCGGCCCACGGACCTGCGCCTGGTACCGGACCCGGAGGGTCCCGGCGTGGTGGTGGATCGGCACTTCCGCGGGTCCGACAGCCTCTACGACGTGCGGTTGCCCTCCGGTACCCTCGTGCGCGCGAGTCTGGGGGAGCCCCGAGTGCTTGCGTCCGGCACCCGGGTACGACTCGAGCCCGTCTCCCACCGGGCCGTGGTCTTCCCGGTAGAATGA
- a CDS encoding iron ABC transporter substrate-binding protein, with product MAFAVLLLGAGGWGQPPTLTVYTGRGQAFVEPAVREFEGDTGIRVQVRFGRDAELLAALQEEGARSPADIYWANTSGALGAAVQAGLLAPLPEALSRRPVAFVPRHRRWVPLTVRLRVLAYSPARVKPEDLPASVMQLPHNPRWRDRIGWTPPYSSFQDFITAMRVVHGEARTRAWLEAVKALEPRAYTSNPPMIEAIRAGEIDLALTNHYYVARFVRLGYPVATHHFASGDVGSLALVTGAGVLRTSRNPAAAVRFLEYLLGQKIQQFWASEHLEYPVVRGVILSPALLPFDQAIRRSPRLDFEALRDLEGTLRLLREAGVL from the coding sequence GTGGCGTTTGCCGTCCTCCTCCTCGGGGCAGGGGGTTGGGGGCAGCCCCCGACCCTCACGGTGTACACGGGGAGGGGGCAGGCGTTCGTGGAACCTGCAGTCCGGGAGTTCGAGGGGGACACCGGTATCCGGGTGCAGGTCCGGTTTGGCCGGGACGCGGAGCTGCTGGCAGCCCTTCAAGAGGAGGGTGCCCGGAGCCCCGCGGATATCTACTGGGCGAATACGTCTGGGGCTCTAGGAGCCGCGGTCCAGGCGGGGCTGCTGGCTCCCCTGCCCGAGGCCTTGAGCCGTAGACCCGTGGCGTTCGTTCCCCGGCACCGTCGTTGGGTCCCCCTCACGGTGCGGCTCCGGGTCTTAGCCTACAGCCCGGCCCGGGTGAAGCCGGAGGATCTTCCCGCAAGCGTGATGCAGCTCCCGCACAATCCCCGGTGGCGGGACCGGATCGGCTGGACCCCTCCCTACTCCAGTTTCCAGGACTTCATCACCGCCATGCGGGTGGTGCATGGGGAAGCGCGGACCCGGGCGTGGCTGGAGGCCGTGAAGGCCCTGGAGCCGAGAGCGTACACCTCTAACCCGCCCATGATCGAGGCCATCCGGGCTGGGGAGATCGACCTGGCCCTCACCAACCACTACTACGTGGCGCGCTTCGTGCGCCTGGGGTATCCGGTGGCCACGCATCACTTCGCGTCTGGGGATGTGGGGAGTCTCGCGCTCGTAACCGGGGCTGGGGTCCTGCGGACCAGCCGGAACCCCGCGGCCGCCGTGCGGTTTCTCGAGTACCTCCTCGGGCAGAAGATCCAGCAGTTCTGGGCCAGCGAGCACCTGGAGTACCCCGTGGTGCGCGGCGTCATCCTCTCACCCGCACTTCTGCCCTTTGACCAGGCCATCCGCCGCAGTCCCCGCCTGGACTTCGAGGCCCTGCGGGACCTGGAAGGGACCCTGCGGTTGCTGCGGGAAGCGGGAGTGCTGTAG
- a CDS encoding metal-dependent transcriptional regulator, protein MTTHDIAKTERMEMYLKAVFSIQQTAPPATVSKVAEFMGVSVPSASEMLKRLEQQGYVRGTEDGVVLTPEGREVAVRVVRRLRLAERLLTDILGLELPRVYEEACKMEHVISPEVEARLEQVLRHPTHCPHGQPIPQPDGTLEEMPTTTLGDLRPGDRAEVAAIPEEDAQLVGYLASLELVPGKQILVNEIAPYSGPIFFEVNGVRRAIGPLAASRVRVRPL, encoded by the coding sequence GTGACCACGCACGACATCGCGAAGACCGAGCGGATGGAGATGTACCTGAAGGCGGTGTTCTCCATCCAGCAGACCGCTCCGCCCGCAACGGTCTCCAAGGTGGCGGAGTTCATGGGGGTCTCGGTGCCCTCCGCCAGCGAGATGCTCAAGCGGCTGGAGCAACAGGGGTACGTGCGGGGTACGGAGGACGGGGTCGTGCTCACCCCGGAGGGGCGGGAGGTAGCGGTCCGGGTGGTGCGGCGTCTGCGGCTCGCGGAGCGGCTGCTTACGGACATCCTGGGCCTGGAACTCCCCCGGGTCTACGAGGAGGCCTGCAAGATGGAGCACGTCATCAGCCCCGAGGTGGAAGCCCGACTGGAACAGGTGCTTCGCCACCCCACCCACTGCCCTCACGGCCAGCCCATCCCCCAGCCCGACGGCACCCTAGAGGAGATGCCGACCACCACCCTCGGGGACCTGCGCCCCGGGGACCGGGCCGAGGTGGCGGCGATTCCGGAGGAGGACGCGCAGCTGGTGGGATACCTGGCCTCCCTGGAACTGGTGCCCGGGAAGCAGATCCTCGTGAATGAGATCGCCCCCTACAGCGGCCCCATCTTCTTCGAGGTAAATGGGGTCCGGAGGGCCATCGGTCCCCTAGCCGCCTCCAGGGTCCGGGTGCGCCCGCTCTGA
- a CDS encoding iron ABC transporter permease produces MQVAAREVSARKPLPWLLPAPAILVGAGILIPLVYLLLRALEADPSALREVVLSPRSALLLRNTLLLAAGAVIGTLLLALPLALLDVRSGLPPLLTALVGTLPLAIPEYVGAYAFLAATGPGGTLETLLGIRVPRPSGYWGAVCILSLFLYPYAFLNLRTALRGVDPNLEESARSLGYGPWAAFARSVGPQLKPALSAGGLLVTIHVLADFATVGLLRYETFSYAIYLQYSAAFDRTVAAWLALLLIGLVASMLWAEARVVRGLRVARTGAGTQRTLPRASLGPWWWAAYGYVLVLGLASTGVPVVVLAHWMLRNPEGEAGVLRALAGTLQLAAPAALVAVVLALPIAYWSVRYPSPVSAAAERVTYFGYATPPLAFALALIFFTLRTAPGVYQTLLLLVGAASLHFLSEAIGPIRTGLYQAPPQLEEAARSLGYGPVSAFLRVTFPLLRAGLLAGFALVFLSVAKDLALTTLLSPPGYTTLAVRVWGYASDAMFERAAPHGLAIVGLGVAAVGILIRTDRWR; encoded by the coding sequence ATGCAGGTCGCGGCGCGGGAGGTCTCCGCCCGCAAGCCTCTTCCCTGGCTGTTGCCAGCCCCGGCCATCTTGGTCGGGGCGGGGATTTTGATTCCCCTCGTCTACCTGCTCCTCCGGGCCCTGGAGGCGGATCCTTCTGCCCTACGGGAGGTGGTGCTCTCCCCACGTAGCGCCCTCCTCCTGCGCAACACCCTCCTCCTGGCCGCGGGGGCCGTGATCGGCACCCTCCTCCTAGCCCTCCCTCTCGCGCTCCTCGACGTCCGTTCGGGTCTCCCTCCGCTTCTCACCGCGCTAGTGGGAACCCTTCCGCTGGCCATCCCCGAGTACGTGGGGGCGTACGCGTTCCTGGCGGCCACGGGCCCTGGGGGAACCCTGGAGACGCTGCTGGGCATCCGGGTGCCGAGGCCGAGCGGGTACTGGGGGGCGGTGTGCATCCTCTCCCTCTTCCTGTACCCCTACGCGTTCCTGAACCTGCGCACCGCCCTCCGCGGGGTGGATCCCAACCTCGAGGAATCCGCCCGGAGCCTGGGATACGGGCCGTGGGCGGCGTTTGCCCGGTCAGTGGGGCCTCAGCTGAAGCCCGCGCTCTCCGCGGGAGGGCTGTTGGTGACGATCCACGTGCTGGCGGACTTCGCCACCGTAGGGCTGCTGCGGTACGAGACCTTCAGTTACGCGATTTACCTGCAGTACAGCGCGGCCTTCGACCGCACGGTCGCGGCCTGGCTTGCCCTCCTGCTCATCGGACTCGTGGCGAGCATGCTGTGGGCAGAGGCCCGGGTGGTGCGGGGGCTGCGGGTGGCGCGCACGGGCGCCGGAACCCAACGAACGCTCCCTAGGGCATCCCTCGGTCCCTGGTGGTGGGCCGCGTACGGGTACGTGCTGGTCCTGGGCCTGGCCAGCACCGGAGTGCCGGTTGTGGTGCTCGCCCACTGGATGCTGCGGAATCCCGAGGGAGAAGCGGGGGTGTTGAGAGCGCTCGCGGGCACATTGCAGCTCGCAGCCCCCGCGGCCCTGGTGGCGGTGGTCCTGGCGCTTCCCATCGCCTACTGGAGCGTCCGGTACCCTTCTCCCGTAAGCGCCGCCGCGGAGCGGGTCACATACTTCGGGTACGCCACGCCTCCCCTCGCCTTTGCCCTCGCGTTGATCTTCTTCACCCTCCGAACTGCGCCCGGGGTGTACCAGACCTTGCTCCTCCTCGTCGGGGCCGCGAGCCTTCACTTCCTCAGCGAAGCCATCGGTCCTATCCGGACCGGACTGTACCAAGCCCCTCCTCAACTGGAAGAGGCCGCCCGGTCCCTGGGCTACGGCCCGGTCTCCGCGTTCCTCCGGGTCACTTTCCCCCTCCTCCGCGCCGGGCTCCTGGCAGGCTTCGCCTTGGTGTTCCTCTCGGTCGCTAAGGACCTGGCCCTTACCACCCTCCTCTCCCCTCCCGGGTACACCACCCTAGCGGTGCGGGTGTGGGGATATGCGAGCGACGCGATGTTCGAGCGAGCCGCGCCCCATGGTCTCGCCATAGTCGGGTTGGGGGTCGCGGCGGTAGGGATCCTGATCCGAACCGATCGGTGGAGATAA
- a CDS encoding CYTH domain-containing protein, producing MDRFELEVRFPVPDPRPFARRAGRLGAVVAGRYAFTDQIYRPRIGPWDLSTHTLRLRAHHRPEVAWEVLFSRVEVVYRGIFGLKRSVFPGGKVRLYAGGREACEQLLEGLGFVPWFPVVKTQGTRWALAGATTLALEHVEGLGWMGELEVEGTVDEAIGRMYGILDQLEISRESVTPLPLPVLVARTRGLLPPYEESSPLLSNPPSNSGGGP from the coding sequence GTGGACCGGTTCGAGCTGGAGGTCCGGTTCCCGGTTCCGGATCCCCGTCCGTTCGCCCGGCGGGCCGGGCGGCTGGGCGCGGTGGTGGCCGGCCGCTACGCCTTCACCGATCAGATCTACCGCCCCCGGATCGGCCCGTGGGATCTGTCGACCCACACCCTGCGGTTGCGGGCGCACCACAGGCCTGAAGTGGCGTGGGAGGTGCTGTTCAGCCGCGTGGAGGTGGTGTACAGGGGTATCTTCGGGCTCAAACGCTCGGTGTTTCCAGGGGGCAAGGTGCGCCTGTATGCGGGGGGCCGGGAGGCGTGTGAGCAGCTACTGGAGGGACTGGGGTTCGTGCCGTGGTTCCCGGTGGTGAAAACCCAGGGCACCAGGTGGGCCCTGGCAGGCGCCACGACGCTAGCCCTGGAGCATGTGGAGGGCCTGGGGTGGATGGGTGAGCTGGAGGTGGAAGGCACGGTGGACGAGGCCATCGGGCGGATGTATGGAATTCTGGATCAACTGGAGATCTCCCGGGAATCCGTCACGCCGCTTCCCCTGCCGGTCCTCGTGGCCCGGACGCGGGGATTGCTTCCGCCCTACGAGGAATCCAGTCCCCTGCTGTCGAATCCCCCCTCAAACTCCGGAGGTGGGCCATGA
- the lipB gene encoding lipoyl(octanoyl) transferase LipB, with product MFRVVWRIDLPGIADYAFTWALQRELVRLRQQGEIPDVLLLLEHLPVITCGRATRPEHLLTPRKTLERMGFRVFEVERGGSVTYHGPGQLVGYPIVDLRTYGENVVGYVRMLEESVIRALQGFGIQAARRPGFPGVWVGEEKIAAVGVAVKRRVTMHGFALNVNTDLDRFRVINPCGIGYVPTSMEKVLGRAVPLDEVRDVYARSFEEVFRVSLEPVPGDRLQAYLTASRILLLRGGRGHIRE from the coding sequence ATGTTCCGCGTGGTCTGGCGGATAGATCTCCCCGGGATCGCGGATTATGCCTTCACCTGGGCGCTCCAACGGGAACTCGTACGCCTCCGTCAGCAGGGAGAGATCCCGGACGTGCTCCTGCTCCTCGAGCACCTGCCCGTCATCACCTGCGGTCGGGCCACCAGGCCAGAGCACCTACTGACTCCTCGGAAGACGCTCGAGCGCATGGGGTTCCGCGTGTTTGAGGTGGAGCGAGGCGGGAGCGTTACCTACCACGGGCCCGGCCAGCTGGTGGGCTATCCGATTGTGGACCTGCGGACCTACGGGGAGAACGTGGTGGGCTACGTGCGCATGTTGGAGGAGTCTGTGATCCGCGCCCTCCAGGGCTTCGGGATCCAGGCGGCACGGCGTCCAGGGTTTCCCGGCGTGTGGGTAGGAGAGGAGAAGATCGCGGCCGTGGGGGTGGCGGTGAAGCGGCGGGTGACGATGCACGGGTTTGCCTTGAACGTGAACACGGACCTCGATCGCTTCCGGGTCATCAACCCTTGCGGCATCGGCTACGTCCCCACCTCCATGGAGAAGGTCCTGGGACGGGCCGTGCCTCTGGATGAGGTGCGGGACGTGTATGCCCGGAGCTTCGAAGAGGTCTTCAGGGTAAGCCTGGAGCCGGTCCCCGGGGACCGGCTCCAGGCTTACCTGACCGCCTCCCGTATACTCCTTCTGCGGGGTGGGCGCGGCCACATCAGGGAGTAG
- a CDS encoding TrpB-like pyridoxal phosphate-dependent enzyme — translation MKDATRVVLPPSEIPQAWYNIIPDLPEPPPPVLHPATKQPVGPADLEPIFPQDIILQEVSTERWVEIPQPVREIYALYRPTPLYRARRLEQALRTPARIYYKYEGVSPPGSHKPNTAIAQAYYAKQSGVRRLTTETGAGQWGSALAWACRMFDLECTVYMVRVSYEQKPYRRVLMETWGAEVLPSPSRRTQAGRAILERDPNSPGSLGIAISEAVEDAATHDDAKYSLGSVLNHVLMHQTVIGLEAKRQLEFLDEYPDVVVGCIGGGSNFAGLSFPFMADKLRGREVRIVAVEPTACPTLTKGRYLYDFGDTARTTPLLKMYTLGHTFIPAPIHAGGLRYHGDAPLVCLLYDRGFIEAYAYPQNPVFEAAVLFARTEGIVPGPEPAHAVRHVIEEAIRCREAGESKVILFNLSGHGHFDLAAYEQYLAGKLPDFEYPEEEVQRAIAELAPLQP, via the coding sequence ATGAAGGACGCGACGCGGGTGGTACTTCCGCCGAGTGAGATCCCGCAGGCGTGGTACAACATCATCCCGGATCTCCCCGAGCCTCCTCCACCCGTGCTGCACCCCGCCACCAAGCAGCCCGTGGGCCCCGCGGACCTGGAGCCTATCTTCCCCCAGGATATCATCCTCCAGGAGGTGAGCACGGAGCGGTGGGTGGAGATCCCGCAGCCCGTGCGGGAGATCTACGCCCTGTACCGACCCACCCCGCTCTATCGGGCCCGCCGGCTGGAGCAGGCGCTGAGGACGCCGGCCCGCATCTACTACAAGTACGAGGGCGTGAGCCCGCCGGGGAGCCACAAGCCCAACACCGCCATCGCCCAGGCTTACTACGCGAAGCAAAGCGGTGTACGTCGCCTCACTACGGAGACGGGCGCGGGGCAGTGGGGCTCGGCCCTGGCGTGGGCGTGCCGGATGTTCGATCTCGAGTGCACGGTGTACATGGTGCGGGTGAGCTACGAGCAGAAGCCGTACCGTCGGGTGCTCATGGAGACCTGGGGTGCGGAGGTGCTCCCCAGCCCCAGCCGCCGAACCCAAGCGGGCCGGGCGATCCTGGAGCGGGACCCGAATTCCCCCGGCAGCCTCGGCATCGCCATCAGCGAGGCGGTGGAGGACGCGGCTACGCACGACGATGCAAAGTACTCCCTGGGAAGCGTGCTGAACCACGTGCTCATGCACCAGACGGTAATCGGGCTGGAGGCGAAGCGGCAGCTGGAGTTCCTGGATGAGTACCCGGACGTGGTGGTGGGATGCATCGGGGGCGGGAGCAACTTCGCGGGGCTGTCGTTCCCTTTTATGGCGGACAAGCTGCGGGGCCGGGAGGTGCGCATCGTGGCGGTGGAGCCCACCGCCTGCCCCACCCTGACCAAGGGGAGGTACCTCTATGACTTTGGGGACACGGCCCGCACCACGCCGCTGTTGAAGATGTACACCCTGGGGCACACCTTCATCCCCGCGCCTATCCACGCGGGCGGGCTTCGGTACCATGGAGACGCGCCGCTCGTTTGCCTGCTGTACGACCGGGGCTTCATCGAGGCGTACGCCTACCCGCAGAATCCGGTGTTCGAGGCCGCGGTGCTGTTCGCGCGGACCGAGGGGATCGTTCCGGGACCGGAACCCGCGCACGCCGTCCGGCACGTCATCGAGGAGGCCATCCGGTGCCGGGAGGCGGGGGAGTCCAAGGTGATCCTCTTCAACCTCAGCGGCCACGGACACTTCGACCTCGCGGCGTACGAGCAGTACCTGGCGGGCAAGCTCCCGGACTTCGAGTATCCGGAGGAGGAGGTCCAGCGGGCCATCGCGGAGCTCGCCCCGCTCCAGCCGTAG